In a single window of the Motilibacter peucedani genome:
- a CDS encoding peptide chain release factor 3, with amino-acid sequence MSSATQDVAAPGVAAREAARRRTFAVISHPDAGKSTLTEALALHAAVISEAGAVHGKAGRRGTVSDWMEMERNRGISITSSALQFSYGDAVVNLLDTPGHADFSEDTYRVLAAVDAAVMLLDAAKGLEPQTLKLFEVCRAGKVPIITVINKWDRPGREPLELLDEIEKTIGLRPTPINWPVGIAGDFRGLLDRRTGEYVRFTRTAGGATAAPQEVLKPVEAFEREGDVWETALEESELLEASDSDHDQEGFLEELTTPVLFASAVQNFGVRQLLDALVEAAPSPAPRPSVSGERRPLDAPFSAFVFKVQAGMDTAHRDRVAFARVCSGVFERGMVVTHGSTGKPFHTKYAQSMLGRERSTLDLAYPGDVIGLVNANALRVGDSLYVDEPVEYPSIPSFAPEHFSVVRAKDVGRYKQFRRGIEQLDHEGVVQVLRSDLRGDQAPVLAAVGPMQFEVAAYRMEHEFGAAVSLEPLEYQLAMRTDPDAAPKLSRLPGAELLTRSDGQALALFVNRWRLSTVAREHPELTLEPLVGGRANG; translated from the coding sequence ATGAGCAGCGCCACGCAGGACGTCGCCGCACCCGGCGTGGCAGCGCGCGAGGCTGCCCGCAGACGTACGTTCGCGGTCATCTCGCACCCCGACGCCGGCAAGTCGACGCTGACCGAGGCGCTGGCGCTGCACGCCGCCGTGATCTCGGAGGCCGGTGCCGTGCACGGCAAGGCCGGCCGGCGCGGCACGGTCAGCGACTGGATGGAGATGGAGCGCAACCGCGGCATCTCGATCACGTCGAGCGCGCTGCAGTTCTCCTACGGCGACGCGGTCGTCAACCTGCTCGACACCCCGGGCCACGCCGACTTCTCCGAGGACACCTACCGCGTGCTCGCCGCCGTCGACGCGGCGGTCATGCTGCTCGACGCGGCCAAGGGCCTGGAGCCGCAGACGCTCAAGCTGTTCGAGGTCTGCCGCGCGGGCAAGGTGCCGATCATCACTGTCATCAACAAGTGGGACCGCCCGGGCCGCGAGCCGCTCGAGCTGCTCGACGAGATCGAGAAGACGATCGGGCTGCGCCCGACCCCGATCAACTGGCCGGTCGGCATCGCGGGCGACTTCCGCGGGCTGCTCGACCGGCGCACGGGGGAGTACGTCCGCTTCACCCGTACCGCGGGCGGTGCGACCGCCGCGCCGCAGGAGGTGCTCAAGCCGGTCGAGGCGTTCGAGCGCGAGGGCGACGTGTGGGAGACCGCGCTCGAGGAGTCCGAGCTGCTCGAGGCCTCCGACAGCGACCACGACCAGGAGGGCTTCCTCGAGGAGCTCACGACGCCGGTGCTGTTCGCGTCTGCGGTGCAGAACTTCGGCGTACGCCAGCTGCTCGACGCGCTCGTCGAGGCGGCTCCCAGCCCGGCCCCGCGGCCCTCGGTCAGCGGTGAGCGCCGCCCGCTCGACGCGCCGTTCAGCGCGTTCGTCTTCAAGGTGCAGGCGGGCATGGACACCGCCCACCGCGACCGCGTCGCCTTCGCCCGCGTGTGCTCCGGCGTCTTCGAGCGCGGCATGGTGGTGACGCACGGCTCGACCGGCAAGCCGTTCCACACCAAGTACGCCCAGTCGATGCTGGGACGGGAGCGCTCGACGCTCGACCTCGCCTACCCCGGTGACGTGATCGGCCTGGTCAACGCCAACGCGCTGCGCGTCGGCGACTCGCTCTACGTCGACGAGCCGGTCGAGTACCCCAGCATCCCGTCGTTCGCGCCCGAGCACTTCAGCGTGGTGCGGGCCAAGGACGTCGGGCGCTACAAGCAGTTCCGGCGCGGCATCGAGCAGCTCGACCACGAGGGCGTCGTGCAGGTGCTGCGCTCGGACCTGCGCGGCGACCAGGCGCCGGTGCTGGCGGCGGTGGGGCCGATGCAGTTCGAGGTGGCGGCCTACCGCATGGAGCACGAGTTCGGAGCGGCCGTCTCGCTCGAGCCGCTGGAGTACCAGCTCGCGATGCGCACCGACCCCGACGCGGCGCCGAAGCTGTCGCGGCTGCCGGGCGCCGAGCTGCTCACGCGCTCGGACGGCCAGGCGCTGGCGCTGTTCGTCAACCGCTGGCGGCTCTCGACCGTGGCTCGTGAGCACCCCGAGCTGACCCTCGAGCCGCTGGTCGGCGGGCGGGCCAACGGGTGA
- a CDS encoding DnaJ family domain-containing protein, whose translation MTGRKPPGVPVETWVERQIREAQERGSFDGLPGTGKPIEGLGQPRHELAWVAEKVHREQLPVGGILPPSLALAKEVEDLPERLARERSERKVRELVEDLDVRIRAAVRGPQVGPPLRVGVQDVEAHVARWRASR comes from the coding sequence GTGACCGGGCGCAAGCCGCCCGGAGTGCCCGTCGAGACGTGGGTCGAGCGCCAGATCCGCGAGGCGCAGGAGCGCGGCAGCTTCGACGGTCTCCCCGGCACGGGCAAGCCGATCGAGGGGCTCGGCCAGCCGCGCCACGAGCTCGCGTGGGTCGCCGAGAAGGTCCACCGCGAGCAGCTGCCCGTCGGCGGCATCCTGCCGCCCTCCCTCGCGCTCGCGAAGGAGGTCGAGGACCTGCCCGAGCGGCTGGCCCGCGAGCGCTCCGAGCGCAAGGTCCGGGAGCTCGTCGAGGACCTCGACGTACGCATCCGCGCCGCCGTCCGCGGACCGCAGGTCGGGCCTCCCCTGCGCGTAGGCGTGCAGGACGTCGAGGCCCACGTGGCCCGCTGGAGGGCAAGCCGCTAG
- a CDS encoding LacI family DNA-binding transcriptional regulator yields the protein MSEVGAPRKRPTLAGVASAAGVSLATVSKVLNGREDVAEDTRAHVLRMLEQHDYVASPKRRKPGVRRTIGLVFDDFMSPYATELIRGVTDTGGELDIDVVVGRFSGPSAPGSRTRTWAQRLSSAGRDGVVIVTSDLDPGQVRSFQKAHLPLVVIDPVHTPEAEVTSIGVTNWTGGLSATEHLIGLGHQRIAYLGGPSEAAVNLARRHGYRAAMERAGLPCPPELAVDAGFGFEAGVRTGSHLLDLAERPTAVFAVTDVTALGVIQAAHSRGLRVPEDLSVVGFDDTYMAEWATPALTTVHTPLQDVGRLAVRTLKRLMEGETVDSHHIELATNLVVRDSTTQPPP from the coding sequence GTGAGCGAGGTGGGGGCGCCGCGCAAGAGACCGACGCTCGCCGGAGTCGCGTCTGCGGCCGGCGTGTCGCTCGCAACCGTGTCGAAGGTGCTCAACGGCCGCGAGGACGTCGCGGAGGACACCCGCGCCCACGTCCTGAGGATGCTGGAGCAGCACGACTACGTCGCCTCCCCCAAGCGCCGCAAGCCCGGCGTGCGCCGCACGATCGGGCTGGTCTTCGACGACTTCATGAGCCCCTACGCCACCGAGCTGATCCGCGGCGTGACCGACACCGGCGGCGAGCTCGACATCGACGTGGTGGTCGGTCGCTTCTCCGGACCGTCGGCTCCCGGCAGCCGGACCCGCACCTGGGCCCAGCGCCTGAGCAGCGCCGGCCGCGACGGGGTCGTCATCGTCACCAGCGACCTCGACCCGGGCCAGGTCCGCAGCTTCCAGAAGGCTCACCTGCCGCTCGTCGTCATCGACCCGGTGCACACGCCCGAGGCCGAGGTCACGAGCATCGGGGTCACCAACTGGACCGGCGGACTCTCGGCGACCGAGCACCTCATCGGCCTGGGCCACCAGCGCATCGCCTACCTCGGCGGCCCTTCCGAGGCTGCGGTCAACCTCGCCCGCCGGCACGGCTACCGCGCCGCCATGGAGCGGGCCGGGCTGCCGTGCCCGCCGGAGCTCGCCGTGGACGCGGGGTTCGGCTTCGAGGCGGGCGTACGCACCGGGAGCCACCTGCTCGACCTGGCCGAGCGCCCGACCGCGGTGTTCGCCGTCACCGACGTCACCGCACTGGGCGTCATCCAGGCAGCGCACAGCAGGGGTCTGCGCGTCCCCGAGGACCTCAGCGTCGTCGGGTTCGACGACACCTACATGGCCGAGTGGGCAACGCCCGCGCTGACGACGGTCCACACGCCGCTGCAGGACGTGGGCCGGCTCGCGGTCCGGACGCTCAAGCGGCTCATGGAGGGCGAGACCGTCGACTCCCACCACATCGAGCTGGCGACCAACCTGGTCGTCCGCGACTCGACGACTCAGCCGCCGCCGTGA
- a CDS encoding glycoside hydrolase family 5 protein, translating to MSENALTHVRTRGTSVLDVHGQPVRLRGVCVGGWLNMENFVTGYGANEWMMRAEVRKVLGDERYELFFERLLTSFFGEADAAFLAETGLNCVRVPVNYRHFEDDARPFVIKQDAFRHLDRLVDACAAHGITTVVDLHALPGSQNQHWHSDNATHRALFWEHPHFQDRVVGIWEAIAEHYKDNVWVAGYNLMNEPADESRAVVGPFYKRLVAAIRAIDDKHVIFLDGNTYSTEFDIFDEPFENTIYTCHDYVPKGLGRSNDYSKAAAEEKFLQRSEYSRRTGTPIYVGEFGPIYTGDPAVDDERYQILHDQLEIYRDHDAGWASWMYKDIGRQGLTAAAPDSPYRRLVSDFVAKKDRLGSDQWGSDGWGPREVTQPVQDLMDREFPDFDPYPWGRFDWVRTLLNNITFAQPLALDYARLFRGLDDSELVALADSFAFDDCVVRERLRAELAKG from the coding sequence GTGAGCGAGAACGCCCTGACCCACGTGCGCACGAGAGGCACCTCGGTGCTCGACGTCCACGGCCAGCCGGTGCGCCTGCGCGGAGTGTGCGTGGGCGGCTGGCTCAACATGGAGAACTTCGTGACCGGCTACGGCGCGAACGAGTGGATGATGCGCGCGGAGGTGCGCAAGGTGCTCGGCGACGAGCGCTACGAGCTCTTCTTCGAGCGGCTGCTCACCAGCTTCTTCGGCGAGGCGGACGCGGCGTTCCTCGCGGAGACCGGGCTGAACTGCGTACGCGTGCCGGTGAACTACCGCCACTTCGAGGACGACGCGCGTCCCTTCGTCATCAAGCAGGACGCCTTCCGCCACCTCGACCGGCTGGTCGACGCGTGCGCCGCGCACGGGATCACGACGGTCGTCGACCTGCACGCGCTGCCGGGATCGCAGAACCAGCACTGGCACTCCGACAACGCGACCCACCGGGCGCTGTTCTGGGAGCACCCGCACTTCCAGGACCGCGTCGTCGGCATCTGGGAGGCGATCGCCGAGCACTACAAGGACAACGTCTGGGTCGCGGGCTACAACCTGATGAACGAGCCGGCCGACGAGTCGCGCGCGGTGGTCGGGCCGTTCTACAAGCGGCTGGTGGCCGCGATCCGGGCCATCGACGACAAGCACGTCATCTTCCTCGACGGCAACACCTACTCGACCGAGTTCGACATCTTCGACGAGCCGTTCGAGAACACGATCTACACCTGCCACGACTACGTCCCCAAGGGCCTCGGGCGCAGCAACGACTACTCCAAGGCGGCCGCGGAGGAGAAGTTCCTGCAGCGCAGCGAGTACTCCCGCCGCACGGGCACCCCCATCTACGTCGGCGAGTTCGGCCCGATCTACACCGGTGACCCCGCTGTGGACGACGAGCGCTACCAGATCCTGCACGACCAGCTCGAGATCTACCGCGACCACGACGCCGGCTGGGCGTCGTGGATGTACAAGGACATCGGCCGGCAGGGCCTCACCGCGGCCGCTCCCGACTCGCCCTACCGCCGGCTCGTGAGCGACTTCGTCGCGAAGAAGGACCGCCTCGGCTCCGACCAGTGGGGCAGCGACGGCTGGGGCCCGCGGGAGGTCACCCAACCCGTACAAGACCTCATGGACCGCGAGTTCCCGGACTTCGACCCCTACCCGTGGGGCCGCTTCGACTGGGTCCGCACCCTGCTCAACAACATCACGTTCGCCCAGCCGCTGGCGCTGGACTACGCCCGGCTCTTCCGCGGGCTCGACGACAGCGAGCTCGTCGCCCTGGCCGACTCCTTCGCCTTCGACGACTGCGTCGTGCGCGAGCGCCTGCGCGCGGAGCTCGCCAAGGGCTGA
- a CDS encoding ABC transporter substrate-binding protein, which produces MNLFATSKPRALALATACLVALPLAACGGGSGSSGSSGGGSATKGTVSWWGWTPTDAATAKNYIAEFNKKYPDIKVNFKLVSIKDWTAALRPALASSSGPDVFDMQPGAYVAQFKSFAEDLTPVVEKALGEDWQSKVAPIGVSGLTADGKLTALSVGSTFAGTLWINKGLFDKYGVQPPTTLAEWVAACKTFQAAKQGCFVQGASQQGFDQDTLQAIANSVQPGLWTKASKGEVKWDDPGIVKTWEIWKQLFDQKIMQEGAIGYQQYPDANNDFLTGKYAMVMMGTWYTQYATEKGMTTALSSAGVSGAKPFPIVPIRFPDVAGSGNTSEMFGDSDFGLAVAKKSKNKAAAETFATWLATSPEGQQVVADQLDTFPALKSAQPNFDTIKLVDPAVQTTPVQDLVKSVGSVSEPRFALLGADIQAAMLAAATSVASGKASPEEAAKTMQAAAVAAGLTFK; this is translated from the coding sequence ATGAACCTGTTCGCCACGTCGAAGCCCCGCGCCCTCGCGCTGGCCACCGCATGCCTCGTCGCCCTGCCCCTGGCCGCGTGCGGCGGCGGCTCGGGCTCCTCCGGGTCCTCCGGCGGCGGGTCCGCCACGAAGGGCACCGTGAGCTGGTGGGGGTGGACGCCCACCGACGCCGCCACGGCGAAGAACTACATCGCCGAGTTCAACAAGAAGTACCCCGACATCAAGGTCAACTTCAAACTCGTGTCGATCAAGGACTGGACCGCGGCCCTGCGGCCGGCCCTCGCGTCCTCGAGCGGCCCGGACGTCTTCGACATGCAGCCGGGCGCCTACGTCGCGCAGTTCAAGTCCTTCGCCGAGGACCTCACGCCCGTCGTCGAGAAGGCGCTGGGCGAGGACTGGCAGAGCAAGGTCGCCCCCATCGGCGTGAGCGGCCTGACCGCAGACGGCAAGCTGACCGCGCTGTCGGTGGGCTCGACCTTCGCCGGCACCCTCTGGATCAACAAGGGGCTGTTCGACAAGTACGGCGTCCAGCCGCCGACGACGCTCGCCGAGTGGGTCGCCGCGTGCAAGACCTTCCAGGCCGCCAAGCAGGGCTGCTTCGTGCAGGGCGCGTCGCAGCAGGGCTTCGACCAGGACACCCTGCAGGCGATCGCGAACTCCGTGCAGCCGGGGCTGTGGACCAAGGCGTCCAAGGGCGAGGTGAAGTGGGACGACCCGGGCATCGTCAAGACCTGGGAGATCTGGAAGCAGCTCTTCGACCAGAAGATCATGCAGGAGGGCGCGATCGGCTACCAGCAGTACCCCGACGCCAACAACGACTTCCTCACCGGCAAGTACGCGATGGTGATGATGGGGACGTGGTACACCCAGTACGCCACCGAGAAGGGCATGACCACGGCGCTGTCCTCGGCCGGCGTCTCGGGCGCCAAGCCCTTCCCGATCGTCCCCATCCGCTTCCCGGACGTCGCCGGCAGCGGCAACACCAGCGAGATGTTCGGCGACTCCGACTTCGGGCTCGCGGTGGCCAAGAAGTCCAAGAACAAGGCGGCGGCCGAGACCTTCGCGACCTGGCTGGCGACCTCGCCCGAGGGCCAGCAGGTCGTGGCCGACCAGCTCGACACGTTCCCCGCGCTGAAGTCGGCGCAGCCGAACTTCGACACGATCAAGCTGGTCGACCCGGCCGTCCAGACCACCCCGGTCCAGGACCTCGTGAAGAGCGTGGGCTCGGTGAGCGAGCCGCGGTTCGCCCTGCTCGGCGCCGACATCCAGGCCGCGATGCTGGCAGCGGCGACCTCGGTGGCCTCGGGCAAGGCGTCTCCTGAGGAGGCCGCGAAGACCATGCAGGCTGCGGCTGTCGCCGCGGGCCTCACGTTCAAGTGA
- a CDS encoding carbohydrate ABC transporter permease, whose translation MSRAGATRLGQTGTPGADAPATGRPGAPAGGAGGRRSGRRLTASGFLWILPALLLCVGLIYYCIGYTAYISTLNWDGISPGPEHVGTRNYDRIFHDPVFWGAIRHTVLFFAVTFVVQTAIGMLFAVLLHSKIKFAVVYKVIVFIPVVLAPAITAPVFRRMFAPDGQFNWVLGHIGLSSLEQPWIGQTSTALWVVMAITVWQWTGLTFVLYFAAMSQIDPSVLEAARMDGAGNLRTITSIIWPSVRGTTLALAILSAIGVMKTFDVPWLVTSAGPNYATEFLGTYIYRITIPQAHVGYGAALSVILLVVALVMAVVLQLRGREKSGVR comes from the coding sequence ATGAGCCGCGCCGGAGCGACACGACTGGGACAGACCGGTACGCCTGGGGCCGACGCCCCGGCGACCGGCCGGCCCGGCGCGCCGGCGGGTGGAGCCGGCGGCCGCAGGAGCGGCCGCCGGCTCACGGCCTCGGGCTTCCTCTGGATCCTGCCGGCGCTGCTGCTGTGCGTGGGGCTGATCTACTACTGCATCGGCTACACCGCCTACATCTCGACGCTCAACTGGGACGGCATCAGCCCCGGTCCCGAGCATGTCGGCACCCGCAACTACGACCGGATCTTCCACGACCCGGTGTTCTGGGGCGCGATCCGGCACACGGTGCTCTTCTTCGCCGTGACCTTCGTCGTGCAGACGGCGATCGGCATGCTGTTCGCCGTCCTCCTGCACTCGAAGATCAAGTTCGCGGTGGTCTACAAGGTCATCGTGTTCATCCCGGTGGTGCTCGCGCCGGCGATCACGGCTCCGGTGTTCCGCCGGATGTTCGCCCCTGACGGCCAGTTCAACTGGGTGCTGGGCCACATCGGACTGAGCTCGCTGGAGCAGCCGTGGATCGGGCAGACGAGCACCGCGCTGTGGGTCGTCATGGCCATCACGGTGTGGCAGTGGACGGGGCTGACCTTCGTCCTCTACTTCGCCGCCATGAGCCAGATCGACCCCTCGGTGCTTGAGGCGGCGCGCATGGACGGCGCCGGCAACCTGCGCACGATTACCAGCATCATCTGGCCGAGCGTGCGCGGCACGACCCTGGCGCTGGCGATCCTGAGCGCCATCGGGGTCATGAAGACCTTCGACGTGCCCTGGCTGGTGACCTCGGCGGGCCCGAACTACGCCACCGAGTTCCTCGGCACCTACATCTACCGGATCACGATCCCGCAGGCGCACGTCGGCTACGGCGCCGCGCTCTCGGTGATCCTGCTGGTCGTCGCGCTGGTGATGGCGGTCGTCCTGCAGCTGCGCGGACGCGAGAAGAGCGGGGTGCGCTGA
- a CDS encoding carbohydrate ABC transporter permease: MFEVRTLWQKVLLQVVVTLMVIPFLFPLIVMVQGSLAGDGWGNYRAVLQVPGLAKFFVNTVIIAVSVIVLVYAVTMLAAFGFAKLRIRGRELWFWLLLACLTLPEVVLLAPLFATAMRLGIYDTYWAVVLPLAALQVPFAVLLTRNFLNGVPDELFEAARVDGASSVRAFWHLVIPLTRPIAAAVLIFTLIGAWNDYLFPLVFLQSQDLQTITLVPQFFVGEFSNDQTKILASAVLTAIPEIVAYLSLQRLFERGLSAGAIK; encoded by the coding sequence ATGTTCGAGGTCCGTACGCTGTGGCAGAAGGTCCTGCTCCAGGTCGTCGTCACGCTCATGGTGATCCCTTTCCTGTTCCCGCTGATCGTCATGGTCCAGGGCTCCCTGGCCGGCGACGGCTGGGGCAACTACCGGGCGGTGCTGCAGGTGCCCGGCCTGGCGAAGTTCTTCGTCAACACCGTCATCATCGCGGTCTCGGTGATCGTGCTGGTCTACGCGGTGACGATGCTGGCGGCCTTCGGCTTCGCCAAGCTGCGCATCCGCGGCCGCGAGCTGTGGTTCTGGCTGCTGCTCGCCTGCCTGACCCTGCCCGAGGTGGTGCTGCTGGCTCCGCTGTTCGCGACGGCCATGCGGCTGGGCATCTACGACACGTACTGGGCGGTCGTCCTACCCCTGGCCGCGCTGCAGGTGCCCTTCGCGGTGCTGCTGACCCGCAACTTCCTCAACGGCGTCCCCGACGAGCTGTTCGAGGCCGCCCGGGTCGATGGCGCCAGCTCGGTGCGCGCCTTCTGGCACCTCGTCATACCACTCACCCGCCCGATCGCCGCCGCGGTGCTCATCTTCACCCTCATCGGCGCGTGGAACGACTACCTCTTCCCGCTGGTGTTCCTGCAGAGCCAGGACCTCCAGACCATCACGCTCGTGCCGCAGTTCTTCGTCGGCGAGTTCAGCAACGACCAGACCAAGATCCTCGCCTCGGCCGTGCTGACGGCCATCCCCGAGATCGTGGCCTACCTCTCGCTGCAGCGGCTCTTCGAGCGCGGCCTGTCCGCCGGCGCCATCAAATGA
- a CDS encoding tautomerase family protein: MPLIQVDLDRDLFDSSHEALSEAIHQAQLDSLGVPADDLFQVFRPHGPGELVFSPTYGGVDRQRLVLIRITMVHMYPVSKKRELYEALVHRLGEAGVRAEDLLVSVVENGFEDWYAGRL; encoded by the coding sequence GTGCCGCTCATCCAGGTCGACCTCGACCGCGACCTGTTCGACTCCTCGCACGAGGCGCTGAGCGAGGCCATCCACCAGGCCCAGCTCGACTCGCTCGGCGTGCCGGCCGACGACCTCTTCCAGGTCTTCAGGCCGCACGGCCCGGGCGAGCTGGTGTTCAGCCCGACCTACGGCGGCGTCGACCGCCAGCGCCTGGTCCTGATCCGCATCACGATGGTGCACATGTACCCCGTCTCGAAGAAGCGCGAGCTCTACGAGGCCCTCGTGCACCGGCTGGGCGAGGCCGGGGTGCGGGCAGAGGACCTGCTCGTCAGCGTCGTCGAGAACGGCTTCGAGGACTGGTACGCCGGCCGGCTCTGA
- a CDS encoding NAD-dependent epimerase/dehydratase family protein: MLTYDSAGLRVLYLGGTGTISASCVRLSIETGLSVSVLNRGNNAAARSLPADVRLLTGDVTDDASLEAALGDEQFDAVVNFLSYDRDDAERMVKLFTGRTRQYVHISSASVYGKPVLQTPVTESTPTHNRFLEYARAKIRAEQALQDAYASAGFPVTIVRPSHTYDDANPPLPGGWTVVDRIARGAEIPVHGDGTSLWTLTHAEDFAVGLVGLLGNPRAIGETFHITGDDVYTWDQIYTLIGEGLGVEPKLVHVASELFPVVAPDWFWSDLLVGDLAHSAVFDNSKIRRFVPGFAPKLTFHRAVHRMAQWRAEHPGSTGADATTDAVLDRVVEAYHAGREAFVTRAPGSQG, translated from the coding sequence ATGCTCACCTACGACTCCGCAGGCCTGCGCGTCCTCTACCTCGGCGGCACCGGCACGATCAGCGCGTCCTGCGTACGCCTCTCCATCGAGACGGGCCTGTCCGTCTCGGTCCTCAACCGCGGCAACAACGCGGCGGCGCGCTCGCTGCCCGCAGACGTACGCCTGCTCACCGGCGACGTGACCGACGACGCCTCGCTCGAGGCCGCGCTCGGTGACGAGCAGTTCGACGCGGTCGTCAACTTCCTCTCCTACGACCGCGACGACGCCGAACGCATGGTGAAGCTGTTCACCGGACGGACCCGGCAGTACGTCCACATCAGCTCGGCCTCGGTCTACGGCAAGCCGGTGCTCCAGACGCCGGTCACGGAGTCGACGCCGACGCACAACCGCTTCCTGGAGTACGCGCGCGCCAAGATCCGCGCCGAGCAGGCGCTGCAGGACGCGTACGCATCGGCCGGCTTCCCGGTCACGATCGTCCGGCCGTCGCACACCTACGACGACGCCAACCCGCCGCTGCCCGGCGGGTGGACCGTCGTGGACCGCATCGCGCGAGGAGCGGAGATCCCGGTGCACGGCGACGGCACGTCGCTCTGGACGCTGACGCACGCGGAGGACTTCGCGGTCGGGCTCGTCGGGCTGCTGGGCAACCCGCGGGCGATCGGCGAGACGTTCCACATCACCGGTGACGACGTCTACACCTGGGACCAGATCTACACGCTGATCGGCGAGGGGCTCGGCGTGGAGCCGAAGCTCGTGCACGTCGCCTCCGAGCTCTTCCCGGTGGTCGCGCCCGACTGGTTCTGGTCCGACCTGCTGGTCGGCGACCTCGCCCACAGCGCGGTGTTCGACAACTCGAAGATCCGGCGCTTCGTGCCGGGCTTCGCGCCGAAGCTCACCTTCCACCGCGCAGTGCACCGGATGGCGCAGTGGCGCGCGGAGCACCCGGGCTCGACCGGGGCGGACGCCACGACCGACGCGGTGCTCGACCGGGTGGTCGAGGCCTACCATGCCGGGCGGGAGGCGTTCGTGACGCGTGCACCGGGGTCGCAGGGATGA
- a CDS encoding aldo/keto reductase yields MSIDVLAPRALGRTGWKVTALCVGTGELGDMAGVYAPVPEEQAMATARSAFAGPLNFVDTSNGYGVSEQRLGSVLREIGGVPPGLLLATKVDPVKDGPFDGPRTRESVRESLDRLGVDFLPLLHLHDPERIGFEAAMAPGGPVEVMKELVAEGVVGSIGVAGGPIDLLRRFAATGAFDVVLTHNRWTLLDHSAEPLLAEAADFGVAVLNGAPFGGGLLAKGPSVVQRYCYAPAPAAVLEAAERIEAACARHGVPLAAAALQDSLRDARITSTVVGASRPERIDATIALASVEVPDALWDELAGLEPPAEVWQR; encoded by the coding sequence ATGAGCATCGACGTGCTGGCGCCGCGTGCGCTGGGCCGCACCGGCTGGAAGGTCACCGCGCTCTGCGTGGGCACCGGCGAGCTCGGCGACATGGCGGGCGTCTACGCGCCCGTGCCGGAGGAGCAGGCGATGGCCACCGCCCGGAGCGCTTTCGCCGGGCCGCTGAACTTCGTCGACACCTCCAACGGCTACGGCGTCTCCGAGCAGCGGCTCGGCTCGGTGCTGCGTGAGATCGGCGGGGTTCCGCCCGGCCTCCTGCTGGCCACGAAGGTGGACCCGGTGAAGGACGGGCCGTTCGACGGGCCGCGCACGCGGGAGTCGGTGCGCGAGTCGCTCGACCGGCTGGGTGTCGACTTCCTGCCACTGCTGCACCTGCACGACCCGGAGCGCATCGGCTTCGAGGCGGCCATGGCGCCCGGCGGCCCGGTCGAGGTGATGAAGGAGCTCGTCGCCGAGGGCGTCGTGGGCTCGATCGGCGTCGCCGGAGGGCCGATCGACCTGCTGCGGCGCTTCGCGGCGACGGGGGCGTTCGACGTCGTGCTGACGCACAACCGCTGGACCCTGCTCGACCACTCGGCCGAGCCGCTGCTCGCGGAGGCCGCCGACTTCGGCGTCGCGGTGCTCAACGGCGCGCCCTTCGGTGGCGGGCTGCTGGCCAAGGGCCCCTCGGTCGTCCAGCGCTACTGCTACGCGCCAGCCCCGGCGGCGGTCCTCGAGGCGGCGGAGCGGATCGAGGCGGCGTGCGCCCGCCACGGCGTACCCCTCGCTGCAGCGGCGCTGCAGGACTCGCTGCGTGACGCGCGCATCACCTCCACGGTCGTGGGCGCGTCGCGGCCCGAGCGCATCGACGCGACGATCGCACTCGCGTCGGTCGAGGTGCCCGACGCGCTGTGGGACGAGCTCGCCGGGCTCGAGCCGCCCGCCGAGGTGTGGCAACGGTGA